From Microbacterium invictum, the proteins below share one genomic window:
- the rpoB gene encoding DNA-directed RNA polymerase subunit beta, translating into MAAAPNATNPTTKKNGRGVSRTSFAKISDTLEVPDLLALQTESFDWLVGNDAWKARVTEAEAAGRTDVPTVSGLEEIFEEISPIEDLGETMQLSFTNPYLEPEKYSIEECKERGKTYAAPLYVEAEFMNHLTGEIKTQTVFMGDFPLQTARGTFIINGTERVVVSQLVRSPGVYFDKTPDKTSDKDIVSARIIPSRGAWLEFEIDKRDQVGVRIDRKRKQSVTVFLKALGLTSEDILTEFAGIESIEETLSKDTILTKEDALRDIYRKLRPGEQVAAEAARALLDNFYFNPKRYDLAKVGRYKINQKLGVDGPLSDSVLTVDDIVATIKYLVRLHRGDVSYDGTRGGKPAEIRLDVDDIDNFGNRRIRAVGELIQNQVRTGLSRMERVVRERMTTQDIEAITPQTLINVRPVVAAIKEFFGTSQLSQFMDQNNPLAGLTHKRRLSALGPGGLSRERAGVEVRDVHPSHYGRMCPIETPEGPNIGLIGSLASFARINAFGFIETPYRKVVSGKVTAQIDYLTASEESDYIVAQAGAELADDGAFTQERVLARRGQGGEVDLFPVDEIGYMDVSPRQMVSVATSLIPFLEHDDANRALMGANMQRQAVPLLRSESPVVGTGMEGYAAIDAGDVVTADKAGVVTEVSADVVTVQLDEGGTQDYFLRKFDRSNQGTSYNQRVVVSAGERVEVGEIIADGPSTENGELALGKNLLVAFMTWEGHNFEDAIILSQELVKNDTLSSIHIEEYEVDARDTKLGKEEITRDLPNVSPDLLKDLDERGIVRIGAEVRPGDILVGKVTPKGETELSAEERLLRAIFNEKSREVRDTSLKVPHGEEGTIIAVKEFNAEDGDDELGSGVNRRVVVYIAQKRKITEGDKLAGRHGNKGVIAKILPVEDMPFLADGTPVDVVLNPLGIPGRMNFGQVLETHLGWIAQQGWKVEGNPEWAADLPEEAREGAPGTKVATPVFDGAFESEIAGLLDSTNPTRDGDRLIGSSGKALLFDGRSGEPFPAPVSVGYMYILKLHHLVDDKIHARSTGPYSMITQQPLGGKAQFGGQRFGEMEVWALEAYGAAYALQELLTIKSDDIVGRVKVYEAIVKGENIQEPGIPESFKVLMKEMQSLCLNVEVLGADGMAVNLRDTDDEAFRAAEELGINISTRFESSSIDEI; encoded by the coding sequence TTGGCTGCTGCGCCCAACGCAACCAACCCCACCACCAAGAAGAACGGCCGCGGAGTATCCCGCACGTCGTTCGCCAAGATCTCCGACACGCTGGAGGTCCCCGACCTCCTGGCGCTGCAGACGGAATCGTTCGACTGGCTCGTCGGCAACGACGCCTGGAAGGCCCGGGTCACCGAGGCTGAGGCCGCCGGTCGCACCGATGTCCCGACGGTGAGCGGTCTGGAGGAGATCTTCGAGGAGATCTCCCCGATCGAGGACCTCGGCGAGACGATGCAGCTGTCGTTCACCAACCCGTACCTCGAACCCGAGAAGTACTCGATCGAAGAGTGCAAGGAGCGCGGCAAGACCTACGCCGCGCCGCTGTACGTCGAGGCCGAGTTCATGAACCACCTCACCGGTGAGATCAAGACCCAGACGGTCTTCATGGGCGACTTCCCGCTCCAGACCGCCCGCGGCACGTTCATCATCAACGGCACCGAGCGTGTCGTCGTCTCGCAGCTCGTGCGCTCGCCGGGTGTCTACTTCGACAAGACCCCCGACAAGACCAGTGACAAGGACATCGTCTCGGCGCGCATCATCCCCAGCCGCGGCGCCTGGCTCGAGTTCGAGATCGACAAGCGCGACCAGGTCGGCGTGCGCATCGACCGCAAGCGCAAGCAGTCGGTCACGGTCTTCCTCAAGGCCCTGGGCCTGACCAGCGAGGACATCCTCACCGAGTTCGCCGGCATCGAGTCGATCGAAGAGACGCTGAGCAAGGACACGATCCTCACCAAGGAAGACGCGCTCCGCGACATCTACCGCAAGCTCCGTCCGGGCGAGCAGGTCGCCGCCGAGGCCGCCCGCGCGCTGCTGGACAACTTCTACTTCAACCCGAAGCGCTACGACCTGGCCAAGGTGGGTCGCTACAAGATCAACCAGAAGCTGGGTGTCGACGGGCCCCTGAGCGACTCGGTGCTGACCGTCGACGACATCGTCGCGACGATCAAGTACCTCGTCCGCCTGCACCGCGGCGACGTCAGCTATGACGGCACCCGCGGCGGCAAGCCCGCGGAGATCCGCCTGGACGTCGACGACATCGACAACTTCGGCAACCGCCGCATCCGTGCGGTCGGCGAGCTCATCCAGAACCAGGTCCGCACCGGTCTGTCGCGCATGGAGCGCGTCGTCCGCGAGCGCATGACCACGCAGGACATCGAGGCGATCACCCCGCAGACCCTGATCAACGTGCGCCCCGTCGTGGCCGCGATCAAGGAGTTCTTCGGCACCTCGCAGCTGTCGCAGTTCATGGACCAGAACAACCCGCTCGCGGGTCTGACCCACAAGCGCCGCCTGTCGGCGCTGGGCCCCGGCGGTCTGTCGCGTGAGCGCGCCGGCGTCGAGGTCCGTGACGTCCACCCGTCGCACTACGGCCGCATGTGCCCGATCGAGACCCCGGAAGGCCCGAACATCGGCCTGATCGGCTCGCTCGCCTCGTTCGCGCGGATCAACGCGTTCGGCTTCATCGAGACGCCGTACCGCAAGGTCGTCAGCGGCAAGGTCACCGCGCAGATCGACTACCTCACGGCATCCGAGGAGAGCGACTACATCGTCGCCCAGGCCGGCGCCGAGCTGGCCGATGACGGTGCGTTCACGCAGGAGCGCGTGCTGGCCCGTCGCGGTCAGGGTGGCGAGGTCGACCTGTTCCCGGTCGACGAGATCGGCTACATGGACGTCTCCCCGCGCCAGATGGTGTCGGTGGCGACCTCGCTCATCCCGTTCCTCGAGCACGACGACGCCAACCGCGCCCTCATGGGTGCGAACATGCAGCGTCAGGCCGTCCCGCTGCTGCGCAGCGAGTCGCCCGTGGTCGGCACCGGCATGGAGGGCTACGCGGCCATCGACGCCGGTGACGTGGTCACCGCCGACAAGGCCGGTGTGGTCACCGAGGTCTCGGCCGATGTCGTGACCGTCCAGCTCGACGAGGGCGGCACGCAGGACTACTTCCTCCGCAAGTTCGACCGCTCCAACCAGGGCACGTCCTACAACCAGCGCGTCGTGGTCTCGGCCGGCGAGCGGGTCGAGGTCGGCGAGATCATCGCCGACGGCCCGTCGACGGAGAACGGCGAGCTCGCGCTCGGCAAGAACCTCCTGGTCGCGTTCATGACGTGGGAGGGTCACAACTTCGAGGACGCCATCATCCTCAGCCAGGAGCTCGTCAAGAACGACACGCTCTCCTCGATCCACATCGAGGAGTACGAGGTCGACGCGCGCGACACCAAGCTCGGCAAGGAGGAGATCACCCGCGACCTCCCCAACGTCAGCCCCGACCTGCTGAAGGACCTCGACGAGCGCGGCATCGTCCGCATCGGCGCCGAGGTGCGCCCCGGTGACATCCTCGTCGGCAAGGTCACGCCCAAGGGCGAGACCGAGCTGTCGGCCGAAGAGCGCCTGCTGCGCGCGATCTTCAACGAGAAGAGCCGCGAAGTCCGCGACACGTCGCTGAAGGTACCCCACGGTGAAGAGGGCACGATCATCGCGGTCAAGGAGTTCAACGCCGAGGACGGCGACGACGAGCTCGGCTCGGGCGTCAACCGCCGCGTCGTGGTCTACATCGCCCAGAAGCGCAAGATCACCGAGGGCGACAAGCTCGCCGGCCGCCACGGCAACAAGGGCGTCATCGCGAAGATCCTGCCGGTCGAGGACATGCCGTTCCTGGCCGACGGAACCCCCGTCGACGTCGTCCTCAACCCGCTCGGCATCCCCGGCCGCATGAACTTCGGCCAGGTGCTCGAAACCCACCTCGGGTGGATCGCGCAGCAGGGCTGGAAGGTCGAGGGCAACCCGGAGTGGGCCGCGGATCTGCCGGAGGAGGCCCGCGAGGGCGCCCCGGGCACCAAGGTCGCCACGCCCGTGTTCGACGGCGCGTTCGAGTCCGAGATCGCGGGTCTGCTCGACTCGACGAACCCGACGCGCGACGGCGACCGGCTGATCGGTTCGAGCGGAAAGGCCCTGCTGTTCGACGGCCGCTCCGGCGAGCCGTTCCCGGCACCGGTGTCGGTCGGCTACATGTACATCCTGAAGCTGCACCACCTCGTGGACGACAAGATCCACGCCCGCTCGACCGGTCCGTACTCGATGATCACCCAGCAGCCGCTCGGTGGTAAGGCGCAGTTCGGCGGTCAGCGCTTCGGTGAGATGGAGGTGTGGGCCCTCGAGGCCTACGGTGCCGCGTACGCGCTGCAGGAGCTCCTCACGATCAAGTCCGACGACATCGTGGGCCGCGTCAAGGTCTACGAAGCCATCGTCAAGGGCGAGAACATCCAGGAGCCCGGCATCCCCGAGTCCTTCAAGGTGCTCATGAAGGAGATGCAGTCGCTCTGCCTGAACGTCGAGGTCCTCGGCGCAGACGGCATGGCGGTCAACCTCCGCGACACCGATGACGAGGCCTTCCGCGCGGCGGAAGAGCTCGGCATCAACATCTCCACCCGGTTCGAGTCCTCGTCCATCGACGAGATCTGA